CCTGGGACGCTGACGCTGAGCGCGCTGACGCGCGGTTCACGGAGCTCCGCGCGCCCTGGGATCGCTGCGCAGGCTCGTCCGCTCGGTCGCGGGTCGACGGAGTCGACCCGTAGGGCCAGAGCTTGCGCAGCCGATCCCGGGTGCCTTCCAACGTGTCTTACCTCCCGCTTCGTATACCTTTGAACAGAGGGGATGATGATGAGAATCCGATTCAGGCGATGGCCGCTGCTCGCGACGCTCGCCGCCACGGCCGCGTGCGTCTCCGCCGAGCCGATCGATGAAGACGGTCACGAGTTCGACGCCCTGGCCGAAGGCGTCACCATCGATACCGCGGCGACCTACACGCTCACCGGCGTCCAGAGCGGAAAATGCGTCGAAGTGGCTGGAGGCAGCACCGCTGACGCAGCGGCCCTGCAGATCGCCAGCTGCAACGGCTCGACGCGCCAACAGTTCCGCATGGAATCAGCAGGCGGCGGCTACTATCGCATCCGCAACGTCAACAGCAACCGTTGCATGGACGTCGCCGGCGCCTCCACAAGCGACGGCGCCCGCATCCAGCAATACTCCTGCTGGACCGGGGAAAACCAGCAGTGGTCGTTCACCGACGTCTCCAGCGGCGTCGTGCGCCTCACCGCACGCAACAGCGGCAAGTCCCTGGACGTCTACGGACGCGGCACCGCCGACGGCACCGCCTTGGTTCAGTGGGCATCGAACGGCGGGACCAACCAGCAGTTCCGGATCACACCCGTGAGCTCGGGCAGCAGCAGCAGCAGCAGCAGCGGCGGCGGCACCGGCGGAGCCGGCGGCAGCGGCGGAACCGGCGGAACCGGCGGCAGCGGCGGCAGCGGGGGCGGCGAAGGTTGCGGCTTGCCGACCACCTTCCGCTGGCAGTCGAGCGGCATGCTGGTGAGCCCGAAGTCCGACGCGACTCACAATATCGTGTCCATCAAAGATCCGACGGTCTCCTTCTTCAACGACCGATGGCACATCTACGCCACCACGGCGAACACCGCCGGGAACTGGCAGATGACTTATCTGAACTTCACCGACTGGTCCCAGGCCGCATCCGCGCCGCAATACTACATGGATCGCACGCCCGGCTTCAGCGGCTATCGGTGCGCGCCGCAGATGTTCTTCTTCAGGCCTCAGAACAAGTGGTACCTCATCTATCAATCGCAGCCGCCGCAGTTCTCCACGACCAGCGACCCGAGCCGCCCGGACAGCTGGACCAGACCCCAGAACTTCTTCGCGTCCACGCCCGCTGGCATGCCCAGCCTGCCCATCGATTACTGGGCGATCTGCGACAGCGCCAATTGTTACCTCTTCTTCACCGGCGACGACGGTCGGATGTACCGCAGCCAGACCACCCTGCAGAATTTCCCGAACGGGTTCGGCCCGGTCTCGGTCGCCCTTCAGGACTCGAATCGTAACAATCTGTTCGAGGGGAGCTCCACGTACAAGATCAAGGGCATGAACAAGTACTTGACCGTGATCGAGGCCATCGGCCCGACGGGCGCCAGGTTCTATCGCTCGTTCACCGCGGATCGCCTCGACGGCGCGTGGACCCCGCTCGCGCACACCTGGAACGCGCCGTTCGCAGGTCAAAACAACGTGACCTACGCGTCAGGCGTGGCTGACTGGAGCGACGACGTCAGCCATGGCGAGCTGGTGCGCGATGGCAACGACGAAACCGCGACGCTCGACACCTGCAATCTGCAGTTCCTGTATCAAGGACGCAACCCGAGCTCGGGCGGCGAATACTCGCAGCTCCCGTACCGCCTCGGCCTGTTGAAGGCAGTTCGCTAGCGGGCCGAACCTGTTGGAGCTCATCGAGCTCCAACAGGTTGCTCCGCCTCCTCGATCAGCTTGCTGGGCCGCCTCGAGGTTCTGGCTCGCCGCTGCGCGCCGGGTGTCGAACAGGTCTCTCCTGGCGCCCAGGGTGCGCGCGGTGTCCTCGACGCGGTGTGGGCGAGCGC
The DNA window shown above is from Sorangium aterium and carries:
- a CDS encoding non-reducing end alpha-L-arabinofuranosidase family hydrolase — its product is MMMRIRFRRWPLLATLAATAACVSAEPIDEDGHEFDALAEGVTIDTAATYTLTGVQSGKCVEVAGGSTADAAALQIASCNGSTRQQFRMESAGGGYYRIRNVNSNRCMDVAGASTSDGARIQQYSCWTGENQQWSFTDVSSGVVRLTARNSGKSLDVYGRGTADGTALVQWASNGGTNQQFRITPVSSGSSSSSSSGGGTGGAGGSGGTGGTGGSGGSGGGEGCGLPTTFRWQSSGMLVSPKSDATHNIVSIKDPTVSFFNDRWHIYATTANTAGNWQMTYLNFTDWSQAASAPQYYMDRTPGFSGYRCAPQMFFFRPQNKWYLIYQSQPPQFSTTSDPSRPDSWTRPQNFFASTPAGMPSLPIDYWAICDSANCYLFFTGDDGRMYRSQTTLQNFPNGFGPVSVALQDSNRNNLFEGSSTYKIKGMNKYLTVIEAIGPTGARFYRSFTADRLDGAWTPLAHTWNAPFAGQNNVTYASGVADWSDDVSHGELVRDGNDETATLDTCNLQFLYQGRNPSSGGEYSQLPYRLGLLKAVR